One window from the genome of Sphingomonas lacunae encodes:
- a CDS encoding helix-turn-helix domain-containing protein, whose amino-acid sequence MNNQDEVAQAMNSEQEDVGTRLRAAREASGKSLADISASTRVPSRLLDALERNAVDELPRGPYAIGFARTFARAVGLDEAEVADAVRAQQQQNSVGLVAATDTYEPADSSRIPPSRLAWAAGGIAVLLAAGYIGWRSMVMTPDMPTGNGGEQATNATVTESATRPEQPANAAPAAFADTEIVRIVASGPVWFSLENAEGRSQFDLTLDAGEFYTVKPEQRSLFLRTGRPQSLRIRVGERTLPQLAADDEIVSEVGLDGASLARIAASPPVAASSGMQPPATPQPTAAARQP is encoded by the coding sequence ATGAATAACCAAGACGAGGTCGCGCAGGCTATGAATTCCGAGCAGGAAGATGTTGGCACCAGACTGAGGGCTGCGCGAGAGGCATCCGGCAAATCGCTGGCTGACATTTCCGCAAGCACCAGGGTGCCATCGCGCCTGCTCGATGCTCTCGAACGCAATGCGGTGGATGAACTGCCACGTGGTCCCTATGCCATCGGATTTGCGAGGACATTTGCCCGCGCCGTCGGCCTGGATGAAGCCGAAGTCGCCGATGCTGTTCGGGCCCAGCAACAGCAAAACAGCGTTGGTTTGGTGGCCGCCACGGACACCTATGAACCAGCCGATTCCAGCCGCATACCGCCGTCTCGTCTCGCCTGGGCGGCAGGCGGTATCGCTGTGCTGCTCGCGGCAGGCTATATTGGCTGGCGCAGCATGGTCATGACGCCGGACATGCCCACCGGCAACGGTGGCGAACAGGCGACAAACGCAACCGTGACAGAATCGGCCACTCGGCCCGAGCAGCCTGCCAACGCGGCACCGGCGGCCTTTGCCGACACCGAAATCGTCCGCATCGTCGCTAGCGGGCCGGTCTGGTTCAGCCTTGAGAATGCCGAAGGACGCAGCCAGTTTGACCTGACCCTGGACGCTGGCGAATTTTACACTGTCAAACCGGAACAGCGCAGCCTGTTCCTTCGGACCGGGCGGCCCCAATCACTGAGGATCCGGGTCGGCGAACGCACACTGCCGCAACTGGCCGCTGATGACGAGATCGTCAGCGAGGTTGGACTGGATGGTGCATCACTGGCACGCATTGCCGCTTCCCCGCCGGTCGCAGCGAGCAGCGGGATGCAGCCGCCCGCGACTCCGCAGCCGACTGCGGCGGCACGACAACCGTAA